Proteins from a single region of Psilocybe cubensis strain MGC-MH-2018 chromosome 3, whole genome shotgun sequence:
- a CDS encoding hypothetical protein (Uncharacterized protein C1604.18c) has translation MSTTHSIPSTPRRTSPPSDLLVTPVTSTINSLPPFSTTSIPRLQALYSDFSRQKQSNSTSYNANVDWWHKALESVVGSGLQVDVYENNFKKQTPLRNLRKEEDSENISMTATSCTSDRLVLHAGRELMDRIKIPKVGKPLSLGAVLSELGTTRSVVPLSEFLTQTTSIYNPGWLPTRIAKYVVGRPLWWALEQMGVVGEEGFLTGSGSGQQHKDTGWWGDYVMVRLVEAAADKVLEVQERKMASAGDALYTMDSFRATFAAVVYLNDAIDTEGIATTTSLRELDAKVLIKYLERDRGVLVQENDVIKFIDQFASAEERSISAVDRGIIELKNAIQKLTIQIDSLQSKIDECTRKASQALQQKRKAVALNYLRSRKQLEDLLHKRLGSLGTLESTFISVEAAAGDIKIMKSYESSTATLRAILAHPSLQRSSIDKTLDALADANADAREADEAVRFGGNLAVGMEDAIDDDELEAELKALVLEAERVNEQSEEERMQKKVAQRLESVQKAPIATPKDSVKRPVREGAFIS, from the exons TCGACTCCGAGAAGGACTTCCCCCCCTTCTGATTTACTGGTAACACCGGTCACCAGCACAATAAACTCTTTGCCACCCTTTTCAACGACATCTATCCCGAGGCTGCAAGCTTTGTACTCCGACTTTTCCCGGCAGAAACAATCGAATTCTACGTCTTATAACGCAAACGTTGACTGGTGGCACAAGGCACTTGAAAGTGTCGTCGGCTCCGGGTTGCAGGTTGACGTTTATGAAAATAATTTCAAAAAACAGACACCGTTAAGAAATCTcaggaaggaggaagactCTGAAAATATATCTATGACGGCAACATCATGCACAAGTGATAGACTAGTGTTACATGCTGGCCGGGAGCTCATGGATCGAATAAAGATACCCAAAGTCGGAAAACCACTGTCATTGGGCGCTGTACTC TCTGAACTTGGCACTACTCGTAGCGTTGTCCCTCTCTCAGAGTTTCTTACTCAAACCACATCTATATATAATCCTGGGTGGCTGCCTACTCGCATAGCCAAATATGTCGTCGGTCGTCCTCTTTGGTGGGCTCTTGAGCAAATGGGCGTAGTCGGCGAAGAGGGCTTTCTCACCGGTTCGGGCAGTGGACAGCAGCATAAAGATACAGGCTGGTGGGGCGATTACGTGATGGTAAGGCTCGTGGAGGCGGCCGCTGATAAAGTTTTGGAAGTtcaggaaagaaaaatggCGAGTGCAGGAGATGCATTATACACAATGGACAGCTTCCGAGCCACTTTTGCCGCTGTTGTCTACTTGAACGATGCGATTGACACTGAGGGCATTGCAACCACTACCTCATTACGTGAATTGGACGCCAAAGTCCTTATCAAATACCTTGAAAGAGACAGAGGCGTCTTAGTTCAAGAAAATGAT GTCATCAAATTTATAGACCAATTCGCCTCTGCAGAGGAGCGATCGATTTCGGCTGTTGATCGTGGTATTATCGAACTGAAGAACGCAATCCAGAAACTCACTATCCAAATAGACTCTTTGCAAAGCAAAATAGACGA GTGCACACGCAAGGCCTCACAAGCTTTACAACAGAAACGGAAGGCAGTCGCATTAAATTATCTTCGTTCTCGTAAACAGCTCGAAGATCTTTTACACAAACGCCTTGGGTCTTTGGGCACCCTCGAATCGACGTTCATATCTGTGGAGGCCGCTGCAGGTGATATCAAG ATTATGAAGAGTTACGAGTCATCGACGGCAACATTGCGCGCTATACTCGCCCACCCATCGCTTCAACGATCTAGCATTGACAAGACACTGGACGCGTTGGCCGATGCCAATGCAGATGCACGAGAAGCGGATGAGGCGGTGCGCTTTGGCGGTAATCTTGCTGTGGGCATGGAGGATGCAatcgatgacgatgagctgGAGGCTGAGCTGAAAGCGCTGGTATTGGAAGCTGAGAGGGTCAATGAACAGAGTGAAGAAGAGAgaatgcaaaaaaaagttgcTCAGCGGCTGGAAAGTGTCCAGAAAGCACCTATTGCTACGCCGAAGGACAGTGTGAAACGCCCCGTGCGAGAAGGGGCCTTCATATCATGA